One Xiphophorus hellerii strain 12219 chromosome 1, Xiphophorus_hellerii-4.1, whole genome shotgun sequence DNA segment encodes these proteins:
- the zhx3b gene encoding zinc fingers and homeoboxes protein 3 isoform X2 produces the protein MASKRKSTTPCMIPSKVIRSVEEAERDSPVPVRHARVSGGDRRSPLDASGDPKQEAGDADKDGGGGTYTCKLCNFETHDLNLFLDHVYTGHPDFRADPGFVCMSCGVSAPKFEGLALHNARVHPSTLNTTLQLRRRERRAVVEQNLVIGAELCRDSEISITKTPIMRMLKGKSEPKRIVVSHSVSDEPASDMHSASISRESERKESSAVTVTHVSTIVHNGTSKTTLPSAIQIVNGSTGLPLLKTPITQVVSVAQNRSLHHSASITASSTASSSSSSQNLPKVMIPLSSIPTYSASMDSSSFLKTSFSKFPYPTKAELCYLTVVTKFPEEQIKIWFTAQRLKQGISWSPEEIEEARRKMFNTIIQTAPVGSQNQTQSHHSQAPHTITVLPASLGPTGIPQFLQGSLVSPGGVIVTQPVVANGIQVSSAPVALAVTPKPQAAARPTMQARPAAALVADKSPSMLVGTVGSSKAVGGGTNSTSNTEGGVINLSLGSSSHSNAKGSSVNGKHGSANANSSEKNSSDVSSRASAKNTDSKPDGGGGGSGQMDNKTPTENKAVISSCENLKSKDANGSSNHNNLANAGTEEADPSGCDSPNIKMEDASSPTSKSSSPTPAGPGSSSGSRTPSSTFLDPSFYKGKKSQEQLSILKDSFLLSQWPDQEEVDRLIGLTSLTVREVRKWFSDRRYHFRNCKSSRSSTGGQSKPSAGAGNGGGTPGSSAAAAGCNTPVDLSESSSSNSGAKTPQHSSSTATQSPPPTQTPTSPTAPSKRLFRLHSPDFTAVRYKERDPHQVIALEASFAQNTDPSGEEVDRLRSETKMTRREIHGWFAEKRKRVAAEKKKEEAERKPKEDEEEMEVDGEERQRDDGSGEPKVNPIKINLKMLKKTSHSPKPTTVRGKKTAEQLHLLKQVYARTQWPSATQYDELISGTGLPRPEVVRWFGDSRYVQKNGLLKWLEEYQNLALEEELQRDGSKVLQDHLDAHGRLDDSQIKELAEKTGLTGDLVRHWFSTRGAIPDAKQSAAQQAGTEAVAAEEAAAPPTGSSALEPQPGGGTEEKMEPSVCGAEADADSSAAATGSEEASV, from the exons ATGGCCAGCAAAAGGAAGTCCACTACACCCTGCATGATCCCCAGTAAGGTCATCCGCTCTGTGGAGGAGGCGGAGCGGGACTCTCCGGTTCCGGTCCGTCACGCCAGGGTTTCTGGAGGTGACAGGCGCAGCCCTCTGGACGCCAGCGGTGACCCAAAACAGGAGGCGGGGGATGCAGATAAGGACGGTGGCGGCGGCACTTACACTTGCAAGCTGTGCAATTTTGAAACTCACGACCTCAACCTGTTCCTAGATCACGTCTACACGGGGCACCCGGACTTTAGGGCGGACCCTGGCTTCGTCTGCATGAGTTGCGGCGTTTCGGCGCCAAAGTTTGAGGGGCTAGCTCTGCACAACGCCAGAGTCCACCCTAGCACTTTGAATACGACCCTGCAGctgaggaggagggagaggagggcgGTGGTGGAGCAGAACCTGGTGATAGGGGCAGAGCTGTGCAGGGACAGCGAAATCTCCATCACTAAGACGCCAATCATGAGGATGCTGAAGGGAAAATCTGAACCCAAAAGGATTGTGGTGTCTCACTCGGTGTCAGACGAGCCCGCCTCGGACATGCATTCTGCCTCCATATCCAGGGAATCTGAAAGAAAAGAATCTTCTGCTGTTACAGTCACCCACGTCTCCACAATCGTCCACAACGGAACGAGCAAGACCACCCTGCCCTCGGCGATCCAGATTGTCAACGGCTCTACGGGGTTACCCCTACTGAAGACACCCATCACACAG GTTGTTTCTGTAGCTCAGAACCGAAGTCTTCACCATTCAGCATCTATCACAGCTTCCTCTACTGCTTCTTCATCCTCATCCTCGCAAAATCTTCCCAAG GTAATGATCCCTCTGAGCAGCATCCCCACCTACAGTGCCTCCATGgactcctcctccttcctgaaGACTTCTTTCAGCAAGTTCCCGTACCCCACCAAGGCTGAGCTGTGCTACCTGACCGTCGTCACCAAATTCCCCGAGGAGCAGATCAAGATCTGGTTCACCGCTCAGCGGCTGAAGCAAGGCATCAGCTGGTCCCCGGAGGAGATCGAGGAGGCaaggagaaaaatgttcaacacCATCATCCAGACGGCACCGGTCGGCTCCCAGAACCAAACCCAGAGTCACCACAGCCAGGCGCCACACACCATCACAGTGCTGCCCGCCTCCCTGGGGCCCACCGGGATCCCTCAGTTCCTGCAGGGGTCTCTTGTCAGCCCAGGTGGCGTAATCGTCACGCAGCCTGTTGTGGCAAACGGAATCCAGGTCAGCAGTGCCCCTGTGGCCCTGGCGGTCACTCCGAAGCCCCAGGCGGCGGCTCGGCCCACAATGCAGGCCCGACCCGCCGCTGCTCTGGTGGCGGATAAAAGCCCCAGCATGCTGGTTGGAACGGTGGGCAGCAGTAAAGCTGTGGGAGGGGGCACGAACAGTACCAGCAACACTGAGGGCGGTGTCATCAACCTTAGTCTTGGAAGCAGTAGTCATAGCAACGCTAAGGGGAGCAGTGTCAATGGTAAACATGGCAGTGCTAATGCTAACTCCAGCGAGAAAAACAGCAGTGATGTTAGCAGCCGTGCTAGCGccaaaaacacagacagtaaACCTGACGGGGGCGGGGGCGGTTCGGGGCAGATGGACAATAAGACCCCCACAGAAAACAAAGCTGTCATCAGCAGCTGTGAAAACCTGAAGAGCAAAGATGCTAATGGGAGCAGCAATCATAACAATCTGGCCAATGCAGGAACTGAGGAAGCAGATCCTTCTGGTTGTGACTCTCCAAACATCAAAATGGAGGATGCTTCATCCCCCACCTCTAAATCCTCCTCCCCCACTCCTGCAGGTCCGGGCAGCAGCTCCGGCTCCCGGACCCCCTCCAGCACCTTCCTGGACCCCAGCTTTTACAAAGGCAAGAAGTCCCAGGAGCAGCTCAGTATCCTGAAGGACAGCTTCCTGCTGAGCCAGTGGCCCGACCAGGAGGAGGTCGACCGCCTCATCGGCCTCACCAGCCTCACGGTGCGCGAGGTCCGCAAATGGTTCAGCGACAGACGCTATCATTTCCGCAACTGCAAGAGCTCCCGCTCCAGCACGGGTGGGCAGAGTAAGCCCAGTGCTGGAGCGGGGAACGGCGGAGGTACGCCTGGTAGcagcgccgccgccgccggcTGTAACACCCCCGTTGATCTGTCGGAAAGTAGCAGCAGCAACTCTGGTGCCAAAACTCCCCAGCACAGCTCCAGCACCGCCACCCAGAGCCCTCCGCCTACACAGACCCCCACATCGCCCACCGCTCCTTCCAAGAGGCTCTTCAGGTTACACTCACCTGATTTCACAGCCGTCCGCTACAAGGAGAGAGACCCCCACCAG GTGATAGCCCTTGAGGCCAGCTTTGCCCAGAACACCGACCCGTCAGGAGAAGAAGTGGACAGGCTGCGCTCTGAGACCAAGATGACTCGGCGGGAGATACACGGCTGGTTTGCTGAGAAGAGGAAGCGAGTGGCTGctgagaagaagaaggaggaggcgGAGCGGAAGCCgaaggaggacgaggaggagatggaggtgGATGGAGAAGAGAGGCAGAGGGATGACGGTTCAGGGGAACCGAAAGTGAACCCCatcaaaataaatctgaagatGCTGAAG AAAACCTCCCACTCCCCCAAACCCACAACTGTCCGAGGGAAGAAGACGGCGGAGCAGCTCCACCTGCTAAAGCAAGTCTACGCCCGAACCCAGTGGCCCAGCGCCACTCAGTACGATGAGCTCATCTCAGGAACAGGGCTGCCCAGACCTGAGGTGGTGCGCTGGTTCGGGGACTCCCGGTACGTCCAGAAGAACGGACTGCTGAAGTGGCTGGAGGAGTACCAGAACCTGGccctggaggaggagctgcagagggaCGGCTCCAAGGTCCTGCAGGACCATCTGGACGCCCACGGCAGGCTGGACGACTCCCAG ATAAAGGAGCTGGCTGAGAAAACTGGTCTGACAGGCGACTTGGTGCGGCATTGGTTCTCTACCAGGGGAGCGATCCCCGACGCTAAGCAAAGCGCTGCACAGCAGGCGGGAACGGAAGCCGTCGCCGCAGAGGAAGCAGCGGCGCCGCCGACAGGATCCTCGGCTCTGGAGCCACAGCCGGGCGGCGGGACGGAGGAGAAGATGGAGCCGTCGGTGTGTGGGGCGGAGGCTGACGCCgacagctctgctgctgctacag GAAGTGAAGAGGCCTCAGTATGA
- the zhx3b gene encoding zinc fingers and homeoboxes protein 3 isoform X1, with product MASKRKSTTPCMIPSKVIRSVEEAERDSPVPVRHARVSGGDRRSPLDASGDPKQEAGDADKDGGGGTYTCKLCNFETHDLNLFLDHVYTGHPDFRADPGFVCMSCGVSAPKFEGLALHNARVHPSTLNTTLQLRRRERRAVVEQNLVIGAELCRDSEISITKTPIMRMLKGKSEPKRIVVSHSVSDEPASDMHSASISRESERKESSAVTVTHVSTIVHNGTSKTTLPSAIQIVNGSTGLPLLKTPITQVVSVAQNRSLHHSASITASSTASSSSSSQNLPKVMIPLSSIPTYSASMDSSSFLKTSFSKFPYPTKAELCYLTVVTKFPEEQIKIWFTAQRLKQGISWSPEEIEEARRKMFNTIIQTAPVGSQNQTQSHHSQAPHTITVLPASLGPTGIPQFLQGSLVSPGGVIVTQPVVANGIQVSSAPVALAVTPKPQAAARPTMQARPAAALVADKSPSMLVGTVGSSKAVGGGTNSTSNTEGGVINLSLGSSSHSNAKGSSVNGKHGSANANSSEKNSSDVSSRASAKNTDSKPDGGGGGSGQMDNKTPTENKAVISSCENLKSKDANGSSNHNNLANAGTEEADPSGCDSPNIKMEDASSPTSKSSSPTPAGPGSSSGSRTPSSTFLDPSFYKGKKSQEQLSILKDSFLLSQWPDQEEVDRLIGLTSLTVREVRKWFSDRRYHFRNCKSSRSSTGGQSKPSAGAGNGGGTPGSSAAAAGCNTPVDLSESSSSNSGAKTPQHSSSTATQSPPPTQTPTSPTAPSKRLFRLHSPDFTAVRYKERDPHQVIALEASFAQNTDPSGEEVDRLRSETKMTRREIHGWFAEKRKRVAAEKKKEEAERKPKEDEEEMEVDGEERQRDDGSGEPKVNPIKINLKMLKVTEASSKAEGEGSGSTSSQPGSTPASTQGPTSSTTTKPSQPSTPTQKTSHSPKPTTVRGKKTAEQLHLLKQVYARTQWPSATQYDELISGTGLPRPEVVRWFGDSRYVQKNGLLKWLEEYQNLALEEELQRDGSKVLQDHLDAHGRLDDSQIKELAEKTGLTGDLVRHWFSTRGAIPDAKQSAAQQAGTEAVAAEEAAAPPTGSSALEPQPGGGTEEKMEPSVCGAEADADSSAAATGSEEASV from the exons ATGGCCAGCAAAAGGAAGTCCACTACACCCTGCATGATCCCCAGTAAGGTCATCCGCTCTGTGGAGGAGGCGGAGCGGGACTCTCCGGTTCCGGTCCGTCACGCCAGGGTTTCTGGAGGTGACAGGCGCAGCCCTCTGGACGCCAGCGGTGACCCAAAACAGGAGGCGGGGGATGCAGATAAGGACGGTGGCGGCGGCACTTACACTTGCAAGCTGTGCAATTTTGAAACTCACGACCTCAACCTGTTCCTAGATCACGTCTACACGGGGCACCCGGACTTTAGGGCGGACCCTGGCTTCGTCTGCATGAGTTGCGGCGTTTCGGCGCCAAAGTTTGAGGGGCTAGCTCTGCACAACGCCAGAGTCCACCCTAGCACTTTGAATACGACCCTGCAGctgaggaggagggagaggagggcgGTGGTGGAGCAGAACCTGGTGATAGGGGCAGAGCTGTGCAGGGACAGCGAAATCTCCATCACTAAGACGCCAATCATGAGGATGCTGAAGGGAAAATCTGAACCCAAAAGGATTGTGGTGTCTCACTCGGTGTCAGACGAGCCCGCCTCGGACATGCATTCTGCCTCCATATCCAGGGAATCTGAAAGAAAAGAATCTTCTGCTGTTACAGTCACCCACGTCTCCACAATCGTCCACAACGGAACGAGCAAGACCACCCTGCCCTCGGCGATCCAGATTGTCAACGGCTCTACGGGGTTACCCCTACTGAAGACACCCATCACACAG GTTGTTTCTGTAGCTCAGAACCGAAGTCTTCACCATTCAGCATCTATCACAGCTTCCTCTACTGCTTCTTCATCCTCATCCTCGCAAAATCTTCCCAAG GTAATGATCCCTCTGAGCAGCATCCCCACCTACAGTGCCTCCATGgactcctcctccttcctgaaGACTTCTTTCAGCAAGTTCCCGTACCCCACCAAGGCTGAGCTGTGCTACCTGACCGTCGTCACCAAATTCCCCGAGGAGCAGATCAAGATCTGGTTCACCGCTCAGCGGCTGAAGCAAGGCATCAGCTGGTCCCCGGAGGAGATCGAGGAGGCaaggagaaaaatgttcaacacCATCATCCAGACGGCACCGGTCGGCTCCCAGAACCAAACCCAGAGTCACCACAGCCAGGCGCCACACACCATCACAGTGCTGCCCGCCTCCCTGGGGCCCACCGGGATCCCTCAGTTCCTGCAGGGGTCTCTTGTCAGCCCAGGTGGCGTAATCGTCACGCAGCCTGTTGTGGCAAACGGAATCCAGGTCAGCAGTGCCCCTGTGGCCCTGGCGGTCACTCCGAAGCCCCAGGCGGCGGCTCGGCCCACAATGCAGGCCCGACCCGCCGCTGCTCTGGTGGCGGATAAAAGCCCCAGCATGCTGGTTGGAACGGTGGGCAGCAGTAAAGCTGTGGGAGGGGGCACGAACAGTACCAGCAACACTGAGGGCGGTGTCATCAACCTTAGTCTTGGAAGCAGTAGTCATAGCAACGCTAAGGGGAGCAGTGTCAATGGTAAACATGGCAGTGCTAATGCTAACTCCAGCGAGAAAAACAGCAGTGATGTTAGCAGCCGTGCTAGCGccaaaaacacagacagtaaACCTGACGGGGGCGGGGGCGGTTCGGGGCAGATGGACAATAAGACCCCCACAGAAAACAAAGCTGTCATCAGCAGCTGTGAAAACCTGAAGAGCAAAGATGCTAATGGGAGCAGCAATCATAACAATCTGGCCAATGCAGGAACTGAGGAAGCAGATCCTTCTGGTTGTGACTCTCCAAACATCAAAATGGAGGATGCTTCATCCCCCACCTCTAAATCCTCCTCCCCCACTCCTGCAGGTCCGGGCAGCAGCTCCGGCTCCCGGACCCCCTCCAGCACCTTCCTGGACCCCAGCTTTTACAAAGGCAAGAAGTCCCAGGAGCAGCTCAGTATCCTGAAGGACAGCTTCCTGCTGAGCCAGTGGCCCGACCAGGAGGAGGTCGACCGCCTCATCGGCCTCACCAGCCTCACGGTGCGCGAGGTCCGCAAATGGTTCAGCGACAGACGCTATCATTTCCGCAACTGCAAGAGCTCCCGCTCCAGCACGGGTGGGCAGAGTAAGCCCAGTGCTGGAGCGGGGAACGGCGGAGGTACGCCTGGTAGcagcgccgccgccgccggcTGTAACACCCCCGTTGATCTGTCGGAAAGTAGCAGCAGCAACTCTGGTGCCAAAACTCCCCAGCACAGCTCCAGCACCGCCACCCAGAGCCCTCCGCCTACACAGACCCCCACATCGCCCACCGCTCCTTCCAAGAGGCTCTTCAGGTTACACTCACCTGATTTCACAGCCGTCCGCTACAAGGAGAGAGACCCCCACCAG GTGATAGCCCTTGAGGCCAGCTTTGCCCAGAACACCGACCCGTCAGGAGAAGAAGTGGACAGGCTGCGCTCTGAGACCAAGATGACTCGGCGGGAGATACACGGCTGGTTTGCTGAGAAGAGGAAGCGAGTGGCTGctgagaagaagaaggaggaggcgGAGCGGAAGCCgaaggaggacgaggaggagatggaggtgGATGGAGAAGAGAGGCAGAGGGATGACGGTTCAGGGGAACCGAAAGTGAACCCCatcaaaataaatctgaagatGCTGAAGGTGACCGAGGCTAGCAGTAAAGCAGAGGGGGAGGGATCTGGTAGTACGAGCTCTCAGCCTGGCAGCACGCCTGCCTCCACCCAGGGCCCCACCTCTTCCACCACCACTAAACCTTCCCAACCTTCCACCCCAACACAGAAAACCTCCCACTCCCCCAAACCCACAACTGTCCGAGGGAAGAAGACGGCGGAGCAGCTCCACCTGCTAAAGCAAGTCTACGCCCGAACCCAGTGGCCCAGCGCCACTCAGTACGATGAGCTCATCTCAGGAACAGGGCTGCCCAGACCTGAGGTGGTGCGCTGGTTCGGGGACTCCCGGTACGTCCAGAAGAACGGACTGCTGAAGTGGCTGGAGGAGTACCAGAACCTGGccctggaggaggagctgcagagggaCGGCTCCAAGGTCCTGCAGGACCATCTGGACGCCCACGGCAGGCTGGACGACTCCCAG ATAAAGGAGCTGGCTGAGAAAACTGGTCTGACAGGCGACTTGGTGCGGCATTGGTTCTCTACCAGGGGAGCGATCCCCGACGCTAAGCAAAGCGCTGCACAGCAGGCGGGAACGGAAGCCGTCGCCGCAGAGGAAGCAGCGGCGCCGCCGACAGGATCCTCGGCTCTGGAGCCACAGCCGGGCGGCGGGACGGAGGAGAAGATGGAGCCGTCGGTGTGTGGGGCGGAGGCTGACGCCgacagctctgctgctgctacag GAAGTGAAGAGGCCTCAGTATGA